In Quercus lobata isolate SW786 chromosome 12, ValleyOak3.0 Primary Assembly, whole genome shotgun sequence, a genomic segment contains:
- the LOC115970089 gene encoding uncharacterized protein LOC115970089 yields MPYSRIGLEKLCKQEFQLENMKHLNLSGCKFITKLPELCTPNLEILDLSYCENLVKIHENGEFLHKLKTWNLDYCKKLQNIPNNLMLTSLEDLERLTLYDCQSLRDLPDCIYKLQQLRELLFTPTAKLRPTCNFFDSSSGYGFLNMTRLQLRWSKTIIELDLLMKPDYFPTLEVIDLGCTNIITIPESISRFPRLKELLIDNFKHLREIQGLPLSISWVYARNCPLLDNESPSGVLNQVIEIVGILRNGVCGSARSNELMDPQFTDYFPSETEGAQSESESEDGDISQFSNYIPEYRMLWVSGTEIPWFNHQSVENNSISFWVGRKFPKLALYIAFGLDEYSYNCFVYTYISINGCIKDEWLPVPVIQNAYNLLLLYSPRQRFLQQKLNESNPTDQNRVKVTYSISQRGCIKTLKATRWGVHVECICPQESGIPNLPLLTAGHDDSDDDVDYWSELPFYGSDDLEAEEEEYQSPHDTSRSCMSWLVGPTTMLFRLFFCFCCPKDF; encoded by the exons ATGCCATATAGTCGCATTGGGTTGGAAAAGTTATGCAAGCAG GAGTTCCAGTTAGAAAATATGAAACATCTCAATCTCAGTGGTTgtaaatttataaccaaattaCCTGAATTATGCACCCCAAACTTGGAGATATTGGACCTTTCCTATTGTGAAAATTTAGTTAAGATTCACGAGAACGGTGAATTTCTTCATAAGCTTAAAACGTGGAATCTTGattattgcaaaaaacttcaaaatattCCAAACAACCTCATGTTGACATCTCTTGAAGATCTTGAGAGATTAACCCTTTATGATTGCCAAAGCCTTCGGGATCTTCCAGATTGCATTTATAAATTGCAACAGCTTCGGGAGTTGTTGTTTACTCCTACTGCCAAATTGAGACCgacatgcaatttttttgatAGCTCCTCCGGTTATGGGTTTCTGAACATGACACGCCTGCAACTCCGGTGGTCTAAAACCATAATTGAATTAGATCTTTTGATGAAGCCTGATTACTTCCCCACATTGGAAGTGATAGATCTAGGTTGTACCAATATTATTACCATCCCCGAAAGCATTAGCAGATTTCCTAGATTAAAAGAACTTTTAATTGACAATTTCAAGCACCTTCGTGAAATTCAAGGACTTCCACTATCGATAAGTTGGGTTTATGCAAGAAATTGCCCGTTGTTGGATAACGAATCACCAAGTGGGGTATTGAATCAG GTAATAGAAATTGTGGGGATTTTACGGAATGGAGTATGTGGTAGTGCAAGAAGCAATGAATTAATGGATCCACAGTTCACCGATTACTTCCCATCTGAAACTGAGGGTGCTCAATCTGAATCCGAATCTGAAGATGGGGACATATCACAGTTCTCCAATTATATTCCTGAATATCGTATGCTTTGGGTATCGGGAACTGAGATTCCATGGTTCAATCATCAAAGTGTTGAAAATAATTCCATATCGTTCTGGGTTGGTCGCAAATTTCCAAAATTGGCTCTCTATATTGCTTTTGGACTCGATGAGTATTCATATAATTGCTTTGTTTACACTTACATTTCCATCAATGGTTGTATAAAAGATGAATGGTTGCCTGTGCCTGTAATTCAAAATGCTTATAATCTTCTGCTATTATATTCTCCACGTCAAAGGTTTCTGCAGCAGAAATTGAATGAATCAAATCCAACCGACCAGAATCGTGTTAAGGTTACATATTCTATTAGCCAGCGTGGATGTATTAAGACACTAAAAGCCACAAGGTGGGGGGTCCACGTAGAGTGCATCTGTCCTCAAGAATCTGGTATACCTAACTTGCCCCTTCTAACTGCTGGACATgatgatagtgatgatgatgtggATTACTGGAGCGAGTTGCCATTTTATGGATCTGATGATttggaagcagaagaagaagaatatcaGTCTCCTCATGACACATCTAGGTCCTGCATGAGTTGGCTAGTTGGCCCAACCACCATGCTTTTTAGgctatttttttgcttttgctgCCCCAAAGATTTTTGA
- the LOC115970563 gene encoding disease resistance protein RML1A-like: MAFLTNKGASSSSFSSSTHQSHDIFLSFRGEDTRHGFTSHLHKALCDQGFNIFIDDNLQRGEEISIELLKAIESSIVSIVVLSKNYASSTWCLDELVNIFECGQLVLPIFYNIDPSELRKQNGEFGVALTKHEEIFKVDIDKVQNWRIALNKVGSLSGWHYKNGDIESKFIQTIVENIPRTILKRKPLFVGEHLVGVKPRAKAVESLLSIELNEFRMLVIHGISGIGKTTIAKAVYNRIANHFDRSSFLENVRETSKTQDGIIKLQGSRVIITTTTNSQFLATLGKVCTTYEAKKLEKQEALQLFQKHAFLRKKPNKDYSELTNQVIQYAQGLPVALIIIACDLCGKTKHEWEITLDKYNKIPNKDIQEVLRVSYDGLEDIVKYIFLDIACFFKGWKKDYVVNILNASDSHPDYGIQRLVYKCLITVDHGILLMHDLIQQMGREVVRQESPHILGKRSRLWHHKDALEVLIGNKGTDEIRGIMLHSPELVNVQLHPDVFKKMENLKILLVDNINICEAIQYLPDGIKILSWPKYPFRLPSKYCPLQLVRLDMPYSRIGLEKLCKQEYQLENMKHLNLSGCKFITKLPDLCTPNLETLDLSDCENLVKIHESGEFLHKLKTWKLDNCKKLQNLPNKLMLTSLEVLETLSLHGCKNLRDLPDGIYKLQQLRQLWTPTAKLRPTCNSFDSSSGYGFLNMTELVLGFCKTIIELDLLMKPDYFPALERILLFETNIITIPESISRFPSLRGLSISNCKHLREVQGLPQSISWVNAQNCPLLDNESPSGVLNQVIEIMGILPNGVCGSARSNELMDPQFTDYFPSETDGAESESESESEDGDMSHFSISPRLWVSGTEIPWFNHQSVEHNSILFWVGRKFPILALYIAFGVYIESHWQYECVVYISINGCKKRECMRETPSEAYNLLLYSPFQRFLQQKLNESNPTDQNHVEVTYETQRAKYLRIPTVKPPNPIRWGVHVECICPPQESGIPNLPLLTAGHDDPDYWSELPFHGSDDLEAEEEEEHQSPLVLDDTSSSCMSWLVGPTTMLFMLFRFCCPRDF; the protein is encoded by the exons ATGGCTTTCTTGACCAACAAAGGAGCCTCttcctcctctttttcttcttccactcACCAGAGTCATGACATCTTCTTAAGCTTTAGAGGTGAAGATACCCGCCATGGTTTTACAAGCCATTTACATAAAGCTTTATGTGATCAAGGTTTTAACATCTTTATTGATGATAACCTTCAGAGAGGAGAAGAAATTTCAATAGAACTTCTTAAAGCCATTGAATCATCCATTGTTTCAATTGTCGTGTTATCTAAAAACTATGCTTCTTCTACTTGGTGTTTGGATGAACTTGTCAATATTTTTGAGTGTGGTCAATTAGTTTTACCTATTTTCTATAATATAGATCCATCAGAATTACGTAAACAAAATGGTGAGTTTGGAGTAGCTTTAACAAAAcatgaagaaatatttaaagTTGATATTGACAAGGTGCAGAATTGGAGGATAGCGCTAAATAAAGTTGGTAGTTTGTCTGGATGGCACTATAAGAATGG CGACATTGAATCTAAATTTATCCAAACAATTGTTGAAAATATACCAAGAACTATATTAAAACGCAAGCCGTTATTTGTTGGCGAACACCTTGTTGGAGTAAAACCTCGTGCCAAGGCCGTAGAATCGCTTTTAAGTATTGAGTTAAATGAATTTCGCATGCTAGTGATTCATGGCATTTCCGGAATAGGTAAGACTACAATTGCAAAAGCAGTTTATAACAGGATTGCTAATCATTTTGATAGAAGCAGTTTTTTAGAGAATGTTAGAGAAACTTCGAAGACACAGGATGGCATTATCAAACTACAAG GAAGTAGAGTcattataacaacaacaacaaattcacaatttttagCTACTCTTGGAAAAGTTTGTACAACTTATGAGGCCAAGAAATTAGAGAAACAAGAAGCTCTTCAACTCTTTCAAAAGCATGCCTTCCTTCGAAAGAAACCCAATAAAGATTATTCAGAACTTACAAACCAAGTTATACAGTATGCCCAAGGCCTTCCAGTAGCTCTTATAATAATAGCTTGTGATTTGTGTGGAAAAACTAAACATGAATGGGAAATTACATTAGATAAGTATAACAAAATTCCCAATAAAGACATTCAAGAAGTACTTAGAGTAAGTTATGATGGACTAGAGGATatagtaaaatatattttccttgatattgcatgttttttcaAGGGATGGAAGAAGGATtatgttgtaaatatattaaatgCTAGTGATTCACATCCCGATTATGGTATTCAAAGACTTGTTTATAAGTGTCTCATTACTGTGGATCATGGTATACTGTTAATGCATGACTTGATACAACAAATGGGTAGAGAAGTTGTTCGACAAGAATCTCCACATATTCTCGGAAAACGTAGCAGATTATGGCATCATAAAGATGCTCTTGAAGTACTAATTGGAAATAAG GGGACGGACGAAATCCGAGGTATAATGTTGCATTCACCTGAACTGGTAAATGTGCAACTACACCCTGATGTTTTCAAAAAGATGGAAAATCTCAAGATACTTCTTGTCGATAACATAAATATTTGTGAAGCAATTCAATATCTTCCCGACGGGATAAAGATTCTTAGTTGGCCTAAATATCCTTTTCGCTTGCCATCCAAATATTGTCCTCTACAACTTGTTAGGCTTGATATGCCATATAGTCGCATTGGGTTGGAAAAGCTATGCAAGCAG GAGTACCAGTTAGAAAATATGAAACATCTCAATCTCAGTGGTTgtaaatttataaccaaattaCCTGATTTATGCACCCCAAACTTGGAGACATTGGACCTTTCTGATTGTGAAAATTTAGTTAAGATTCACGAGTCCGGTGAATTTCTTCATAAGCTTAAAACGTGGAAACTTGataattgcaaaaaacttcaaaatcttCCAAACAAACTCATGTTGACATCTCTTGAAGTTCTTGAGACATTATCCCTTCATGGTTGCAAAAACCTTCGGGATCTTCCAGATGGCATTTATAAATTGCAACAGCTTCGGCAGCTCTGGACTCCTACCGCCAAATTGAGACCGACATGCAATTCTTTTGATAGCTCCTCCGGTTATGGGTTTCTGAACATGACAGAGCTGGTACTCGGCTTCTGTAAAACCATAATTGAATTAGATCTTTTGATGAAGCCAGATTACTTCCCCGCATTGGAAAGGATACTTCTATTTGAAACCAATATTATTACCATCCCCGAAAGCATTAGCAGATTTCCTAGTTTAAGAGGGCTTTCAATTAGCAATTGCAAGCACCTTCGTGAAGTTCAAGGACTTCCACAATCGATAAGTTGGGTTAATGCACAAAATTGCCCGTTGTTGGATAATGAATCACCAAGTGGGGTATTGAAtcag GTAATAGAAATTATGGGGATTTTACCGAATGGAGTATGTGGGAGTGCAAGAAGCAATGAATTAATGGATCCACAGTTCACCGATTACTTCCCATCTGAAACTGACGGTGCTGAATCTGAATCTGAATCTGAATCTGAAGATGGGGACATGTCACACTTCTCCATTTCTCCTCGTCTTTGGGTATCGGGAACTGAGATTCCATGGTTCAATCATCAAAGTGTTGAACATAATTCCATATTGTTCTGGGTTGGTCGCAAATTTCCAATATTGGCTCTCTATATTGCTTTTGGAGTCTATATTGAGAGCCACTGGCAATATGAATGCGTTGTTTACATTTCCATCAATGGTTGTAAAAAACGTGAATGTATGCGTGAGACACCTTCAGAGGCGTATAATCTTCTATTATATTCTCCATTTCAAAGGTTTCTACAGCAGAAATTGAATGAATCAAATCCAACTGACCAGAATCATGTTGAGGTTACATATGAAACCCAAAGAGCTAAGTATTTGCGTATACCCACTGTAAAGCCACCAAATCCCATAAGGTGGGGGGTCCACGTAGAGTGCATCTGTCCTCCTCAAGAATCTGGTATACCTAACTTGCCCCTTCTAACTGCTGGACATGATGATCCTGATTACTGGAGCGAGTTGCCATTTCATGGATCTGATGATttggaagcagaagaagaagaagaacatcaGTCTCCTCTGGTCCTTGATGACACATCTAGTTCGTGCATGAGTTGGCTAGTTGGGCCAACCACCATGCTTTTTATGCTATTTCGCTTTTGCTGCCCCAGAGATTTTTGA